The Sedimentisphaera salicampi genome includes a region encoding these proteins:
- a CDS encoding glycosyltransferase — protein MIDYFKDLAKSFIGRGNLRCYILNYSPPVIVCYEYDFLRSKDQIIKTLPKDRVSYVLFMLGWHRQTKERIDDLVKDIHSFQAENEAVEYVCMANSEDENRKIQNAGLKSFFCHQNAFLDTSKYKIVPDTKKSFDAIYVARITPFKRHELARKIESLKIVGVHSERETQHYNKIRAILPQAEYTESVPSSKIYKVINEARCGLCLSKEEGAMFVSAEYLLCGLGIVNTPNIGGRDELFSDEYVVTVQDDEDAVAEGVQEIIRRDLDPYLIRKKTIEIMNSHRERLKNFIQEKCDQAGAGYDYSAHWQDIFTHKLGIRVTVPIFSRQRKRILNKNTRL, from the coding sequence ATGATAGATTACTTCAAAGATTTAGCAAAGTCGTTCATAGGCAGAGGGAATTTGCGATGCTATATACTCAATTACTCTCCCCCGGTAATAGTCTGTTATGAATACGATTTTCTCAGATCGAAGGATCAGATAATAAAAACTCTGCCCAAGGACAGAGTGTCTTATGTGCTTTTTATGCTGGGCTGGCACAGGCAGACAAAAGAGCGTATTGATGACTTGGTGAAGGATATACATAGCTTTCAGGCTGAAAACGAAGCGGTTGAATATGTGTGTATGGCAAACAGCGAGGACGAAAACCGCAAGATTCAAAACGCAGGGCTCAAGAGCTTTTTCTGCCATCAGAATGCATTTTTGGATACGAGTAAATACAAGATTGTACCTGATACTAAAAAGAGCTTTGATGCAATATATGTTGCAAGGATTACACCTTTCAAAAGGCATGAACTTGCACGTAAAATTGAGAGTCTCAAGATTGTGGGTGTGCATTCAGAGAGGGAAACTCAGCATTATAACAAAATAAGGGCAATTCTTCCGCAGGCTGAGTACACAGAATCTGTACCTTCCAGTAAAATTTACAAGGTTATAAATGAAGCACGATGCGGGCTTTGCCTTTCAAAGGAAGAAGGCGCTATGTTTGTCAGTGCTGAGTATCTGCTTTGCGGGCTCGGTATTGTGAACACCCCCAATATAGGAGGCAGAGATGAGCTTTTCAGCGATGAGTATGTTGTAACTGTACAGGATGATGAAGACGCCGTGGCTGAGGGGGTTCAGGAAATTATAAGGAGGGATTTAGATCCTTACTTAATCCGAAAAAAGACAATCGAGATTATGAACTCCCACCGAGAGAGACTGAAGAATTTTATTCAGGAAAAATGCGATCAGGCAGGTGCTGGATATGATTATTCAGCTCACTGGCAAGATATTTTTACTCATAAGCTTGGAATTAGGGTAACTGTCCCTATTTTCAGCCGGCAGAGAAAACGCATACTTAATAAAAACACCCGCCTATAG
- a CDS encoding dolichyl-phosphate beta-glucosyltransferase has protein sequence MEAKRPEIFDLFRIYRLLFITGLGIFALLIYHFGGFESSGISFNSIILLFGAACLGLFLRSLRRKLFFGKEISLHQSMSFEVVMQYLHFMSPLLPEKTFESEFLARETRISSEKISLWLHSRVLGVYFICSLAGLLVSILYASLVFSVIFAVSAAAALLVAFLRKHIGVLSYVNSVVFGVIVWGLEGLVVTSVLNHFVSPADSWTAYLILTAVIELSPVPFAVGLAELPLLIFESPVIFWLCVVFHLSRIIPVLALSAVYITRYKFKISDFFNPRIIEFLHRYPEQEIPGIEENEDAPDVSIVIPAYNEEQRLPAFMKDILNYIEANSSRLSIEVVIVDDGSSDNTVEVAQKLAGENPSVRLLRQVRNQGKGAAVRRGMLEAKGRYALYADADGATPIRELDKFIPFIENRDKIVIGSRNISASDVKQEREGLRSVMGAAFYKMVNFLAVPGIKDTQCGFKMYRRDIIHKIFTRSLENGWAFDVELLYLAQLMGHSIVEVPVNWHEVEGSKISPVKDALKMLAAIFRIRSRQGGFLSDS, from the coding sequence ATGGAAGCAAAGCGGCCAGAAATATTTGATCTTTTCCGGATTTACAGGCTTCTGTTTATAACAGGCCTTGGGATTTTCGCTCTTCTTATTTATCATTTCGGCGGGTTTGAGAGTTCGGGGATTTCGTTTAATTCGATAATTCTATTATTTGGGGCGGCGTGTTTAGGGCTTTTTCTAAGGAGCCTGCGGCGGAAGCTGTTTTTCGGGAAGGAGATTTCTCTGCACCAGTCTATGTCGTTTGAGGTAGTGATGCAGTATCTGCATTTTATGAGCCCTCTGCTTCCGGAAAAGACCTTTGAATCAGAGTTCCTAGCGCGAGAAACACGGATATCATCTGAGAAAATAAGCTTATGGCTTCATTCAAGGGTGCTGGGAGTTTATTTTATCTGTTCGCTCGCCGGCCTTCTTGTCTCAATCTTATACGCCAGCTTAGTGTTTTCTGTGATTTTTGCCGTTTCGGCAGCCGCTGCTTTGCTGGTTGCTTTTTTGAGAAAACACATAGGCGTTTTGAGCTATGTCAATTCTGTTGTATTTGGTGTTATTGTCTGGGGGCTGGAGGGGCTTGTTGTAACATCAGTGCTCAATCATTTCGTATCGCCGGCAGATTCATGGACGGCATACCTCATATTAACTGCCGTGATAGAATTATCTCCTGTACCTTTTGCAGTTGGTCTTGCTGAACTGCCTCTGCTGATTTTTGAATCGCCTGTTATTTTCTGGCTGTGCGTTGTGTTCCATTTGTCGAGAATAATCCCCGTACTTGCCTTATCAGCGGTTTACATAACACGATACAAGTTTAAAATTTCCGATTTCTTCAACCCGAGGATCATAGAATTTCTCCATAGATACCCTGAACAGGAAATCCCTGGGATAGAGGAAAACGAAGACGCCCCTGATGTGAGCATTGTTATACCGGCATACAATGAGGAGCAAAGACTTCCGGCTTTTATGAAGGATATATTGAATTATATAGAAGCAAACAGTTCTCGCTTATCTATAGAGGTTGTCATAGTTGATGACGGCTCAAGCGATAACACTGTTGAGGTTGCTCAGAAATTGGCAGGTGAAAATCCGAGCGTCAGACTTCTGCGTCAAGTAAGGAATCAGGGCAAGGGAGCAGCCGTGCGAAGGGGAATGCTTGAGGCAAAAGGACGGTATGCGCTTTACGCTGATGCGGATGGTGCAACGCCCATAAGGGAGCTGGATAAATTTATTCCATTTATTGAAAACCGTGATAAAATAGTAATAGGCTCTCGTAATATATCTGCCAGTGATGTTAAGCAGGAGAGAGAAGGTTTGAGGTCTGTAATGGGCGCAGCTTTTTACAAGATGGTCAATTTCCTTGCAGTTCCAGGTATCAAAGACACTCAGTGCGGGTTCAAAATGTACAGAAGGGATATAATCCATAAGATTTTCACACGCTCACTTGAAAACGGATGGGCGTTTGATGTTGAGCTTCTCTATCTGGCTCAGCTTATGGGCCATTCGATTGTAGAAGTGCCGGTGAACTGGCACGAAGTGGAAGGTTCGAAAATCAGCCCTGTAAAAGATGCCTTGAAAATGCTGGCCGCTATCTTTAGGATAAGAAGCAGGCAAGGGGGGTTTTTGAGTGATTCCTAA